In the Flagellimonas sp. MMG031 genome, one interval contains:
- a CDS encoding ATP-binding protein encodes MDQFDFRYLTTVVFTSIFGVFGIYHLLSFVVLKHRLLLYYFILILGLTLHWSLYFFLNGAFGGEFAVLADKASLTTAMITTSGLLLFTKSYLNITADNHPLLSKIYKVTQQIVVGLPVLHITNHLTAQIGWLNDSLVLMAAFMAMYAILLNIFSGIRLFRSHELNRYYLYSYTPILMAALLYIGTWFAKRYYDFDVNPILLTTSILVTFQLILFSLIIGFKYKAIEEQHMQMQVNANKRLEAEVAKQTADLQMAKKALEDQNEELEKINQLKNKLFSLLSHDVRVPLNNVVTIIELIQQDIEDSELKPITENLKNEISDKVSMVNDLLKWSYQQLDGVGMDKEECDLNKVLESIKDEFSRMAQDKNITIEMEVSQPTLVIDPTMLKVVLRNLTSNAIKFSDNGQKVVLWSQKQGEHIELGVKDFGMGMEKDWYQRLQNDKRPEIRKGTKGEKGTGFGLVIAKDFVEMNGGQLICESEMGEGTNFILRFPANSDNTTSQTKTSNSPVHSF; translated from the coding sequence ATGGACCAATTTGATTTTAGGTACTTGACCACTGTTGTATTCACATCGATTTTCGGCGTTTTTGGGATATACCACCTGCTCTCGTTCGTTGTATTGAAGCACAGGCTCTTGCTGTACTATTTTATCCTGATTTTAGGGCTTACCCTGCATTGGAGCCTTTACTTCTTTTTGAACGGTGCTTTTGGAGGGGAGTTTGCGGTACTTGCCGACAAGGCATCCTTGACCACTGCCATGATCACCACCTCGGGCCTTTTGCTGTTTACCAAAAGTTACCTCAACATAACGGCTGACAATCATCCGCTTTTATCAAAAATTTACAAAGTAACCCAACAAATTGTGGTTGGTCTACCCGTGTTGCACATCACCAACCACCTGACAGCACAAATAGGTTGGTTAAACGATTCTTTGGTGTTGATGGCCGCTTTTATGGCGATGTATGCGATACTTCTGAACATTTTTTCCGGTATCCGATTGTTTCGTTCCCATGAACTGAACCGTTATTATTTGTATTCCTATACTCCCATTCTGATGGCCGCCCTATTGTACATCGGAACATGGTTTGCAAAACGGTATTATGATTTCGATGTCAATCCCATCCTCCTTACCACCTCCATTTTGGTAACCTTTCAGCTTATTCTTTTTTCGCTGATCATTGGATTTAAGTACAAGGCCATTGAGGAGCAACACATGCAAATGCAGGTAAACGCCAATAAAAGGTTGGAAGCAGAAGTGGCGAAGCAGACAGCGGACCTTCAGATGGCAAAAAAGGCATTGGAAGACCAAAATGAAGAGCTCGAAAAAATCAATCAACTCAAGAACAAGCTTTTCTCATTGCTCTCACACGATGTAAGAGTCCCTTTGAACAATGTGGTCACCATTATCGAATTGATCCAGCAAGATATTGAAGACAGCGAACTCAAACCGATAACGGAAAACCTTAAAAACGAAATTTCCGATAAGGTCTCCATGGTCAACGATTTGTTGAAATGGTCCTACCAACAGTTGGATGGGGTCGGAATGGATAAAGAGGAATGCGATTTGAACAAGGTATTGGAATCCATCAAAGATGAATTTTCCAGAATGGCCCAGGATAAAAACATCACTATTGAAATGGAGGTCTCGCAACCCACTCTTGTTATCGACCCTACCATGTTGAAGGTCGTTTTGCGAAATCTTACCTCAAACGCCATCAAGTTTAGTGATAACGGGCAAAAGGTCGTTTTATGGTCGCAAAAGCAAGGCGAACATATTGAGTTGGGGGTTAAAGATTTTGGGATGGGCATGGAAAAAGATTGGTACCAAAGGCTTCAAAACGACAAACGGCCCGAAATCAGGAAAGGCACTAAGGGCGAAAAAGGTACTGGCTTCGGTCTGGTAATCGCCAAGGATTTTGTGGAAATGAACGGGGGCCAGCTCATTTGCGAGAGCGAAATGGGCGAGGGC
- a CDS encoding NUDIX hydrolase, producing MTFKKQTLQQEDYIPNLAFDSVIFGFNGKKLKILILEYRNTGLFALPGGFIRRDENLDEAVKNGVSERTGLTDIYLEQFQTFGEANRADPEPMKRILEMNGLDPASHQWLLGRFISVAYYALINFEKVVPKPDPLSDGIDWYALDELPPLMMDHKTIIEKALETLRENLEKKLLGTNLLPEKFTMKELQQVYEAIYGTSLNRSGFQRKMLSSNTLVRHEKRFTGNAHKAPYLYSFKPNKVLQPID from the coding sequence TTGACCTTTAAAAAGCAAACACTACAACAAGAGGATTATATCCCAAATCTGGCTTTTGACTCCGTTATTTTCGGGTTTAACGGCAAAAAGCTCAAGATACTGATATTGGAATACAGAAACACCGGTCTCTTTGCCCTGCCAGGAGGCTTTATCCGACGCGATGAGAACTTGGATGAAGCCGTTAAAAATGGGGTAAGCGAGCGAACGGGCCTAACGGACATTTATTTGGAGCAGTTTCAGACGTTTGGCGAGGCGAACCGTGCCGACCCAGAACCCATGAAACGGATTTTGGAAATGAACGGTCTTGATCCGGCATCCCATCAGTGGCTCTTGGGCAGGTTTATTTCAGTTGCCTACTATGCGTTGATCAACTTTGAAAAAGTAGTGCCCAAACCAGATCCTTTATCGGATGGAATCGATTGGTATGCCCTGGATGAGCTTCCACCCTTGATGATGGACCACAAGACCATTATTGAAAAAGCCTTGGAGACACTTCGGGAAAATCTGGAAAAGAAATTACTGGGAACTAACTTGCTTCCTGAAAAGTTTACCATGAAAGAGCTACAGCAAGTTTACGAAGCCATTTATGGTACATCGCTTAATCGCAGCGGATTCCAGCGAAAGATGTTGAGCTCAAACACGCTGGTACGACATGAAAAAAGGTTCACTGGAAACGCACACAAGGCGCCCTATCTGTATAGTTTTAAACCCAATAAGGTATTGCAACCGATAGATTGA
- a CDS encoding carboxylesterase family protein, with the protein MKKQLFAIMVVLFGISELTAQHENAFPVQVTLEKGIIEGLYDTHTGIQKYFGIPFAKPPVGELRWKAPQPLDAWEGVKETKAFGPRPMQTMVFGDMKSRSNGVSEDCLYLNVWTPAKRTDKNLPVLVYFYGGGNVAGDASEYRYDGESMAKKGIVVVTTNYRLNIFGNFAHPELSAEAPYKASGNYGQLDQNMALKWVQDNIAAFGGNPNQVTIAGESAGSIGVSVQMASPLSKDLINGAIGESGAAIPPTMAPVPLAEAEKQGAQFLESVGIQSIAELRKLSTREIYEIYTESQRFGFPMVIDGYLLPKPLTEIFASKEQAQVPLLVGWNSAEIPGMAFTQGPITQDGFVAKVKEAYPKDYQKVLELYSHATAEELQWAATNLASDRFIAYSTWKWFDLHRDYSDQPVYRYLYSKIRPPLRDQNLMSGLAGGTVERNSDAPPMPKAIGAPHAAEIEYAMGNLHLVDDYAWTAEDYQASKTMQEFFANFIKNGNPNGDALPAWEAAGKSDNTPPVMIIDTESKLTEATDDARYEFLDKNYNN; encoded by the coding sequence ATGAAAAAACAACTATTTGCCATAATGGTAGTTCTTTTTGGAATATCGGAACTTACTGCACAGCACGAAAATGCATTCCCCGTTCAGGTCACCCTCGAAAAAGGGATTATAGAAGGTTTATATGATACCCATACCGGAATCCAAAAATATTTTGGGATTCCTTTTGCCAAACCACCGGTAGGGGAACTACGTTGGAAAGCTCCTCAGCCTTTGGATGCTTGGGAGGGCGTTAAAGAAACCAAGGCTTTTGGTCCACGACCCATGCAGACCATGGTTTTTGGCGACATGAAATCACGATCTAACGGCGTAAGCGAGGACTGTCTCTACCTCAATGTTTGGACGCCAGCCAAACGAACCGATAAAAACCTTCCGGTGCTGGTTTACTTTTATGGCGGAGGTAATGTGGCCGGTGATGCATCGGAGTATAGATATGACGGTGAGAGCATGGCCAAAAAAGGGATTGTGGTGGTTACCACCAACTATCGTCTAAATATTTTTGGAAACTTTGCCCATCCAGAACTTTCTGCAGAAGCACCATATAAAGCTTCCGGAAATTATGGCCAATTGGATCAAAACATGGCCTTGAAATGGGTACAGGACAACATAGCCGCCTTTGGAGGCAATCCAAACCAAGTGACCATTGCTGGGGAGTCAGCAGGTTCCATTGGAGTAAGCGTACAGATGGCTTCCCCACTGTCCAAAGATTTGATCAACGGGGCGATAGGGGAGAGCGGTGCTGCCATTCCACCAACCATGGCTCCAGTGCCATTGGCCGAGGCCGAAAAACAAGGTGCACAATTTTTGGAAAGCGTAGGCATTCAGAGCATTGCCGAACTCCGGAAGCTGAGTACCCGTGAGATTTATGAAATCTACACCGAATCCCAGCGATTTGGATTTCCCATGGTGATTGATGGCTATTTGCTTCCCAAGCCATTGACAGAGATTTTTGCCTCAAAGGAACAGGCTCAGGTTCCGCTGTTGGTAGGATGGAATTCCGCGGAAATCCCGGGAATGGCCTTTACCCAAGGTCCCATTACCCAAGATGGATTTGTGGCCAAAGTAAAGGAGGCGTATCCAAAAGACTACCAAAAAGTATTGGAGCTATATTCCCATGCTACGGCAGAGGAGCTCCAATGGGCCGCTACCAACTTGGCATCCGACCGTTTTATTGCATACAGTACCTGGAAATGGTTCGATTTGCACCGTGATTACAGCGACCAGCCCGTTTATCGTTATTTGTACAGCAAAATAAGACCACCGCTTAGAGATCAAAATTTGATGTCTGGATTGGCAGGGGGAACTGTAGAGCGAAATTCCGATGCGCCACCAATGCCCAAAGCTATTGGTGCTCCCCATGCTGCAGAAATCGAGTACGCTATGGGTAATCTGCACCTTGTGGACGATTATGCTTGGACCGCAGAGGATTACCAGGCTTCCAAGACCATGCAAGAATTCTTCGCCAATTTTATTAAAAATGGAAACCCCAATGGTGATGCTCTTCCTGCCTGGGAAGCTGCGGGAAAAAGCGACAACACCCCGCCTGTAATGATCATCGATACGGAAAGTAAACTGACCGAGGCTACCGATGACGCACGATATGAGTTTTTGGATAAGAACTATAACAACTGA
- a CDS encoding phosphoribosylamine--glycine ligase encodes MLFVSRWGEILDIALAVKNEGYQVKMFIEDRASREIGNGFVAKATDWRKHIEWADCIVFDYTGYGKECEELRAAGKLVFGGTTYTDRLELDRNFGQSELRRHKIKTLASKDFDSFSEAIAHIQAHPNAYVLKPSGETQELKQLLFVGNDDRGLDVIRMLYAYEKSWGDRFGTFQLQHKVKGIEVAIGAYFNGTCFLTPVNITFEHKKLFPKELGVSTGEMGTSMFWTTDSPLFQKTLKPFERTLAEQGFRGHIDVNCIVNGVGIYPLEFTSRFGYPQVFIQRSGILESFGGMLQGVAAGTQNQIQVKKGFQVGAYIVVPPFPYDDKKTFELFSKDAVVVFKKDQMDGVHPMHVKKVNDQWLITGNTGIAVLVTGSGITMRDAQRSMYNRIQNVIVNNGYYRTDIGDRWLEDSDKLWSWGLL; translated from the coding sequence ATGTTGTTTGTTTCTCGGTGGGGAGAAATTCTGGACATAGCCCTAGCCGTTAAAAATGAGGGCTATCAGGTTAAAATGTTCATTGAAGATAGGGCATCGCGTGAAATTGGCAACGGTTTTGTAGCCAAGGCCACCGACTGGAGAAAGCATATAGAGTGGGCGGATTGTATTGTATTCGATTATACGGGCTACGGAAAGGAATGTGAAGAATTGAGGGCTGCCGGAAAATTGGTCTTTGGGGGTACCACATATACCGACCGATTGGAGCTTGATCGTAATTTTGGACAATCGGAACTTCGGCGGCACAAGATCAAAACCTTGGCTTCCAAGGATTTTGATTCCTTTTCAGAAGCCATTGCCCACATCCAAGCACACCCAAATGCCTACGTTTTAAAACCTTCGGGGGAGACCCAGGAATTAAAGCAACTCTTATTTGTGGGCAACGACGATCGCGGTTTGGACGTGATCCGTATGTTGTACGCCTATGAAAAATCGTGGGGAGACCGCTTTGGCACTTTTCAATTGCAGCACAAAGTCAAAGGAATCGAGGTAGCCATCGGGGCCTATTTTAATGGAACCTGTTTTTTGACCCCGGTGAACATTACATTTGAGCATAAAAAATTATTTCCAAAGGAATTGGGCGTATCCACAGGGGAGATGGGAACCAGTATGTTCTGGACAACCGATTCCCCTTTGTTCCAAAAAACACTAAAACCCTTTGAACGGACCCTAGCCGAGCAAGGCTTTCGTGGACATATCGACGTAAACTGCATCGTTAACGGGGTAGGTATTTATCCGTTGGAATTCACCTCACGTTTTGGATATCCGCAGGTCTTTATTCAGCGGTCGGGCATTTTGGAATCCTTCGGAGGAATGCTCCAAGGGGTGGCAGCGGGTACCCAAAATCAGATTCAGGTCAAAAAAGGGTTTCAAGTTGGGGCCTACATTGTGGTTCCACCTTTCCCTTATGATGATAAAAAGACCTTTGAGCTTTTTTCAAAGGATGCCGTAGTGGTTTTCAAAAAGGACCAAATGGATGGAGTACATCCGATGCACGTTAAAAAAGTCAACGATCAATGGCTCATCACCGGGAATACGGGGATTGCTGTTTTGGTAACGGGGTCGGGCATTACCATGCGAGATGCACAGCGAAGCATGTACAATCGCATTCAAAACGTTATCGTTAACAATGGGTATTACCGCACCGATATCGGTGATCGTTGGCTGGAGGATTCTGATAAATTATGGTCATGGGGTCTGCTGTAG
- a CDS encoding GNAT family N-acetyltransferase, which yields MGSAVGSGQHQKQFLKWEGPLDSFTKAMPEDWPPYFQQCIEESRDAMELFVITEKNRIVAGGMVFEGLPADMQVFDDDVRPYIEKGYLYIGYLFVDQAHRGKQLGSLWLTCIKGLYGGKGFWLTVEEPGLREFYEKNGFTWVKSLKKEGDSEELLIREPD from the coding sequence ATGGGGTCTGCTGTAGGTTCTGGTCAACATCAAAAGCAGTTTTTAAAGTGGGAGGGCCCACTGGATAGCTTTACGAAAGCCATGCCAGAGGATTGGCCTCCTTATTTTCAACAGTGTATTGAGGAATCCCGAGATGCCATGGAACTGTTTGTGATCACCGAAAAGAATCGTATCGTTGCGGGTGGCATGGTGTTCGAAGGTCTCCCCGCCGACATGCAGGTATTTGATGATGATGTAAGACCTTATATTGAAAAAGGATACCTCTACATAGGGTATCTATTTGTGGACCAGGCCCACAGAGGAAAACAGTTGGGAAGCCTTTGGTTGACCTGCATTAAGGGGCTTTATGGTGGCAAAGGGTTCTGGCTGACCGTTGAGGAGCCCGGTCTCAGGGAGTTTTATGAAAAGAATGGGTTTACATGGGTGAAAAGCCTTAAGAAAGAAGGCGATTCCGAAGAGTTGTTGATCAGGGAACCGGATTGA
- a CDS encoding group III truncated hemoglobin — MMEKKKIATIEDIQLIVDTFYGKVRKDSLLGPIFNHIIQDRWPEHLEKMYRFWQTVLLDEHTYKGSPFAPHAHLPLRAEHFERWKTLFFATLDDSFEGEKAEEAKFRARKMAEMFQLKIAFIQQA; from the coding sequence ATGATGGAAAAGAAAAAAATAGCAACGATTGAAGATATACAGTTGATAGTGGATACCTTTTATGGAAAAGTCCGTAAGGATAGCTTATTGGGTCCCATTTTTAATCATATCATTCAGGACCGATGGCCCGAACACTTGGAAAAGATGTACCGTTTTTGGCAAACCGTGTTGTTGGATGAACACACCTACAAGGGCAGTCCTTTTGCACCGCATGCCCATCTTCCTTTGCGAGCCGAACATTTTGAGCGCTGGAAAACACTTTTTTTTGCGACTTTGGATGATTCTTTTGAAGGTGAAAAGGCGGAAGAGGCGAAATTCAGGGCCAGAAAGATGGCGGAAATGTTCCAATTGAAGATTGCCTTTATACAGCAAGCGTGA
- the ric gene encoding iron-sulfur cluster repair di-iron protein: MNNTIEKTIGELVAEDYRTAQVFKNHKIDFCCKGNRTLSEVVTTKGITLENLLEDLQAVQNSEKTDQPDFKTWPLDLLIDYIEKKHHRYVEQQIPVLKQYLTKLCKVHGAQHPELHQISEHFHASAGELAMHMKKEELVLFPWIRKMLHGPSDLKSDGKTPSETVRTPIKVMMQEHDNEGERFRQIAELSQDYTPPSDACNTYRVTFSLLKEFEDDLHRHIHLENNILFPNAEILEARLMQ, translated from the coding sequence ATGAACAATACAATCGAAAAAACAATTGGAGAATTGGTAGCGGAAGATTACCGCACCGCACAAGTATTCAAAAACCATAAAATTGATTTTTGCTGCAAAGGAAACCGCACCCTATCCGAGGTGGTAACCACAAAGGGAATTACACTGGAAAACCTGCTGGAAGATCTTCAAGCTGTGCAAAATTCTGAAAAAACGGACCAGCCGGACTTTAAGACATGGCCCTTGGATCTACTTATCGATTATATCGAGAAAAAACACCACCGCTATGTAGAGCAGCAAATCCCCGTCCTAAAGCAATACCTCACCAAACTCTGCAAGGTGCATGGTGCACAACATCCCGAACTGCATCAAATCTCGGAACATTTCCATGCCTCGGCAGGTGAATTGGCCATGCATATGAAAAAAGAGGAGCTCGTTTTATTTCCTTGGATACGGAAAATGCTCCATGGACCATCTGATCTTAAAAGTGACGGCAAGACACCATCCGAAACGGTTCGAACCCCTATTAAGGTCATGATGCAGGAGCACGATAACGAAGGGGAGCGTTTCCGACAGATAGCAGAATTAAGCCAGGATTACACCCCTCCATCGGATGCCTGTAATACCTATCGGGTCACATTCTCTCTTTTAAAGGAATTTGAAGACGATTTGCACCGCCATATCCACTTGGAAAACAACATATTATTTCCCAATGCGGAGATATTGGAAGCTCGATTAATGCAATAG
- a CDS encoding Rrf2 family transcriptional regulator → MFSKACEYGIRSAVYIALQSLEGRRVSVGEIAEEIDSPVAFTAKILQQLTRNNIVRSVKGPHGGFEIEREDMDTVKLNMIVKAIDGDKIYMGCGLGLKECNEHKPCPLHDRFLDIRNNLSTMLRTTSLYELAVGLEEGLTYLKR, encoded by the coding sequence ATGTTTTCAAAAGCCTGTGAATATGGTATTCGGTCAGCGGTTTACATTGCCCTGCAATCATTGGAAGGCAGGCGGGTAAGCGTCGGTGAAATCGCGGAGGAAATAGATTCACCCGTCGCCTTTACGGCCAAGATTTTGCAGCAGCTCACAAGAAATAACATCGTACGTTCGGTAAAAGGACCCCACGGCGGTTTTGAGATTGAACGGGAAGATATGGATACCGTTAAACTGAACATGATTGTAAAGGCCATTGATGGAGACAAAATCTATATGGGCTGCGGCCTTGGACTCAAAGAATGCAACGAACATAAACCCTGTCCCCTTCATGATAGATTTTTGGACATCCGCAACAATCTTAGCACCATGCTCAGAACCACCAGTCTCTACGAATTGGCCGTTGGCCTGGAAGAAGGCTTGACCTATCTGAAACGATAA
- a CDS encoding ABC transporter permease, which translates to MIKILKYSFYDLIRSRWSYVYFLFYLALGFVLLFLNNDVSKAVITLMNVIIVLIPLIGTIFGVMYYYNSREFTELLLAQPIKRSSIFMGQYFGVAGSLTLSLVLGLGIPFLLYGLLRSNAIFDFSLLLVTGAFLTFIFVGLSFVIAISNENKIKGFGYAVLLWLFLAVVYDGLFLMSLIIFEEYPLDTFSLVSTMLNPIDLSRILILLKLDISALLGYTGAIFKKFFGTDLGFLTSMAILLLWTALPIGILRYKAKRKDF; encoded by the coding sequence ATGATCAAAATATTGAAATACAGTTTTTACGACCTGATACGCAGCCGTTGGAGCTATGTCTACTTTCTGTTTTACCTAGCTCTAGGTTTTGTACTCCTGTTTCTGAACAATGATGTATCCAAGGCGGTGATCACCCTTATGAACGTAATTATTGTTCTGATTCCGTTGATCGGAACCATTTTTGGTGTGATGTACTACTACAATTCAAGGGAATTTACCGAACTGTTGTTGGCCCAACCCATCAAAAGGAGCTCCATATTCATGGGGCAATATTTTGGGGTCGCAGGCTCGTTGACCTTAAGTTTGGTCTTGGGCCTTGGTATCCCATTTCTGCTATATGGATTGTTACGAAGCAATGCCATCTTCGATTTTTCACTATTGTTGGTCACCGGGGCCTTCCTCACCTTTATTTTTGTAGGGCTTTCCTTTGTGATTGCCATCTCAAATGAGAACAAAATCAAAGGTTTTGGTTATGCGGTGTTGCTCTGGCTGTTTTTGGCCGTGGTGTACGATGGACTCTTTTTGATGTCATTGATCATCTTTGAGGAGTATCCCTTGGATACATTTTCGCTAGTTTCCACCATGCTCAATCCCATTGATCTTTCCAGGATTTTGATACTGCTCAAACTGGATATTTCTGCCCTCTTGGGGTATACGGGAGCCATTTTCAAAAAATTCTTTGGTACCGATCTTGGCTTTCTCACCTCAATGGCCATTCTATTGCTTTGGACGGCATTGCCTATTGGAATCTTGAGGTACAAGGCCAAACGAAAGGATTTTTAA
- a CDS encoding ABC transporter ATP-binding protein, which yields MTITIENLYKRFGKNHVLKGVNLSVEPGRIYAILGPNGSGKTTMIKSILGMVIPDKGEISVLDRPIKHGWKYRKQIDYLPQIANFPPNIKVQELIDMIKDLRNSTSAEEELIDLFGLEPFLDKKLSTLSGGTKQKVNIVLTFMFDSPLIILDEPTTGLDPWALIRLKELIQKEKANGKTILITSHIMQFVEEIANEIVYLLEGEIYFKGSIGKLLDQTNEINFEHAIAALTTKKP from the coding sequence ATGACCATAACCATAGAGAATCTATACAAACGATTTGGAAAAAATCACGTCCTAAAAGGAGTCAACCTCAGCGTTGAACCAGGACGCATTTATGCCATCCTTGGGCCCAATGGCTCTGGAAAAACCACCATGATTAAAAGTATTTTGGGAATGGTGATTCCCGATAAAGGAGAAATTTCCGTGCTGGATCGCCCCATCAAACATGGATGGAAGTATCGTAAACAGATTGATTATCTGCCCCAAATTGCCAATTTTCCCCCTAACATTAAGGTCCAAGAACTGATCGATATGATCAAGGACCTCAGAAACAGTACCAGTGCCGAAGAGGAACTGATCGACCTTTTTGGCCTGGAACCGTTTTTGGACAAAAAATTGTCCACCCTATCGGGGGGCACCAAACAAAAGGTAAATATTGTGCTCACCTTTATGTTCGACAGCCCATTGATTATTTTGGACGAGCCCACAACTGGACTCGACCCATGGGCACTGATCCGTTTAAAGGAGCTGATCCAAAAGGAAAAGGCGAACGGAAAGACCATTTTGATTACCTCCCATATTATGCAGTTCGTGGAAGAAATAGCCAACGAAATCGTCTACCTCTTGGAAGGTGAAATTTATTTCAAGGGAAGTATTGGCAAACTATTAGATCAGACCAACGAGATAAATTTTGAACACGCCATCGCGGCCTTAACTACCAAGAAGCCATGA
- a CDS encoding nitrous oxide reductase family maturation protein NosD — MSTIHPYHKFILSLLLLLWTPLVWAKTWNVCGNCEHSSLKETIALAQPYDTLLVQKGTYREYEILVDKPLVIKGINYPIVDGEEKGEIFMVTSDHVTLDGLFVINVGVSYTKDNAAIRVVQSKDFTIRNMVLEQLFFGIYLEKSSHGKVYHNRIIGEALDEYNSGNGIQLWYSTDVEVTKNHVQGTRDGIYLEFSDRITISENVSMDNLRYGLHFMFSNNDVYTKNTFENNGAGVAVMFSKHITMENNIFRKNWGTAAYGMLLKEINDAEITENTFEENTIGINIEGSNRITYANNDFIGNGWAIRVVGACYTNRFEGNNFLYNSFDISYNSKLNDNVFEGNFWSSYTGYDLDKDGIGDVPYRPVKLFSYVVNRTPETIVLLRSLFMDIIDFSERVSPVFTPDNLKDAQPLMQMRP, encoded by the coding sequence ATGTCTACAATCCACCCATATCACAAATTTATCCTATCCCTGCTACTCCTGCTGTGGACGCCTTTGGTTTGGGCAAAAACATGGAACGTATGTGGCAATTGCGAGCACAGTTCCCTTAAAGAGACCATTGCCCTCGCCCAGCCCTACGACACCCTGCTGGTGCAAAAGGGCACGTATCGTGAATACGAAATTTTGGTGGACAAACCTTTGGTGATCAAGGGGATCAATTATCCCATTGTGGATGGGGAGGAAAAAGGGGAAATCTTCATGGTAACCTCGGACCATGTTACCTTGGATGGGCTTTTCGTCATCAATGTTGGGGTAAGCTACACCAAGGACAACGCCGCCATACGGGTGGTGCAAAGCAAAGATTTTACGATACGGAACATGGTTTTGGAACAGCTGTTCTTTGGTATTTATTTGGAGAAATCCTCACACGGCAAGGTGTACCACAATAGAATTATCGGTGAGGCTTTGGACGAATACAATTCAGGAAATGGTATCCAACTTTGGTACTCCACCGACGTGGAAGTGACCAAAAACCACGTACAAGGTACCAGGGACGGCATCTATCTGGAATTCTCGGACCGAATCACCATCAGTGAGAATGTAAGTATGGACAACTTGCGGTATGGTCTTCATTTTATGTTCTCCAACAACGATGTGTATACCAAAAATACCTTTGAAAACAATGGCGCCGGGGTGGCGGTCATGTTTTCCAAGCACATCACCATGGAAAACAATATATTTCGAAAAAACTGGGGGACTGCGGCCTACGGCATGTTGCTCAAAGAAATCAATGATGCGGAAATCACAGAAAACACCTTTGAAGAAAATACCATTGGTATCAATATTGAGGGTTCTAACCGAATCACCTATGCCAACAACGATTTTATTGGTAACGGCTGGGCCATCCGCGTAGTAGGCGCCTGCTATACCAACCGTTTTGAAGGCAATAATTTTTTGTACAATTCCTTTGACATCTCCTATAACAGTAAACTGAACGACAATGTGTTCGAAGGCAATTTTTGGAGCAGCTATACCGGTTACGATTTGGACAAAGATGGTATTGGCGATGTACCCTACCGTCCTGTAAAACTGTTTTCCTATGTGGTTAACCGAACCCCCGAGACCATTGTACTGCTGCGGAGCCTCTTTATGGATATCATCGATTTCTCGGAAAGGGTCTCCCCCGTATTTACGCCCGACAATTTAAAAGATGCCCAACCCTTAATGCAGATGAGGCCATGA
- a CDS encoding pyridoxamine 5'-phosphate oxidase family protein: MTDLKPLQCERLLADNYVGRLAYIANNQPYVVPSTYYFDPEEKSILCFASNGHRVDSLRKHDKVSFQVDRIESFRHWESVQVHGNFQELTGNRAKHYLQLFAEGVQRTIDHKNAERPHFLSHFSGRLQEAEMPVVYRIAVTEIIGKSVEES; the protein is encoded by the coding sequence ATGACAGATTTGAAACCCTTACAATGTGAACGTCTTTTGGCGGATAACTATGTGGGACGATTGGCCTACATTGCCAACAATCAACCCTATGTTGTGCCCTCTACCTATTATTTTGATCCGGAGGAAAAAAGCATTTTGTGTTTTGCCTCCAACGGACATAGGGTGGACTCCCTACGAAAGCACGACAAGGTATCCTTTCAAGTGGACAGAATCGAATCCTTCCGTCACTGGGAATCCGTGCAGGTACATGGCAATTTTCAAGAACTTACCGGAAACCGAGCCAAGCATTATTTACAACTTTTTGCGGAGGGCGTGCAGCGTACCATAGATCATAAAAATGCGGAACGACCCCATTTCTTGAGTCATTTTTCCGGAAGATTGCAGGAAGCGGAAATGCCGGTGGTATATCGGATTGCCGTCACTGAAATAATCGGAAAATCGGTAGAAGAATCCTAA